Proteins encoded within one genomic window of Mauremys mutica isolate MM-2020 ecotype Southern chromosome 11, ASM2049712v1, whole genome shotgun sequence:
- the MSLN gene encoding mesothelin has translation MEHALVGDLQLFADEPTLQKFAQDPVNLQLISNLSLPRETAVYYTSFLTSAPGFQLASLPDRLVCYLSPSAVSDLDRQDALNLARRITKTCVPGPMRRGTSEERPAPSLTTEERQVATLLVNKFEQFPPETLNALGQAAVGLSVSQIETGISDRDLKASLPSLSEVYGWNAEQSSTIVNKLFNSGYQILDAQNLAALGSLVAGLSSSRLQSLPPKVILEAVKIPGFVKQIVTVPSALKTALVEKIASAAGSPVNLVKYVPDSLASYIPKSLLAFGNETPSIQELNQKLWSREQAAMFFNDVIKTASDFSRLSPSVLQGFTCAAANEMETERFQQLAKTMKQKNVKLGEDQLSCLAKRVTLNGIPKDLDNYPKDMLLFLSPSDYAGTGSCQQYFSNIGEANIDLLQRDSPQRKQLLVEALACLKIPGTTVSEENAEILGHLVCDLGEEYIRSSSGSLLPQLNECESFMPSQEEAIRNVLSSGSTQFGPPSEWSASTLNELSGLFRLFDRNILQKIPQNVLTPWLKSFMHDSPLPREQLASIVKNLLPSRWKRAAGCPEGKNITEEMVKDELMPIYYTPEELQACLQGVTLADHLDQMAQYPFTDQQLAVLKKKLDELYPNGYPEKIIPNLGAISSFVTTDDIKKWNITSAHTLAFLLSNEPPDEQAALFITKYTDLGNPLNITALNAIGTRYICLLKEPQLKMIEPSNLKMAKSLDPSACPQSTKDILYPKAKQAFSDQRSQFPAYYNLIKPYLTGAPGEDLRALSKDNVNMDIGTFMSLKKDSVLNLTADDIKGLLGLNLEDLKKQQYNSPVKDWIRLQRQSELDKLGIGLTGGIPDGYISIPPKFERELRTVQMFRKQSRVFLTRHSL, from the exons ATGGAGCATGCATTAGTGGGAGATCTACAGCTCTTTGCTGATGAGCCAACT CTTCAGAAATTTGCCCAAGATCCAGTCAACTTACAACTGATCAGTAACCTCAGTTTACCCAGGGAGACGGCTGTGTATTACACCTCATTCCTTACCTCTGCACCTGGCTTCCAACTAGCAAG CCTCCCGGACAGATTGGTTTGCTACCTCAGCCCCTCTGCCGTGAGCGACCTTGACAGACAGGACGCTTTAAATCTGGCTCGGAGGATCACTAAAACCTGTGTCCCAGGTCCGATGCGCAGAGGCACCAGCGAGGAGAGGCCTGCACCTTCTCTGACCACCGAGGAGCGGCAG GTTGCAACCTTGCTGGTGAACAAATTTGAACAATTCCCTCCTGAAACCCTGAATGCCTTGGGTCAGGCTGCAGTCGGGCTGTCCGTGTCGCAGATTGAGACTGGCATCAGCGACAGAGACCTCAAAGCATCTCTTCCTTCCCTGAGTGAAGTTTATGGCTGGAATGCTGAACAGTCCAGCACTATCGTTAACAAATTATTCAACTCTGGCTATCAG ATCTTGGATGCACAAAACCTGGCAGCACTAGGGAGTTTGGTGGCCGGCTTAAGCAGCAGCAGACTTCAAAGTCTGCCTCCAAAAGTGATCTTGGAAGCTGTTAAGATCCCTGGGTTTGTGAAGCAGATAGTGACCGTGCCCTCTGCTCTGAAAACGGCACTTGTGGAAAAG ATTGCttcagctgcagggagccccgtcAATCTGGTTAAATATGTCCCAGACAGTCTGGCTAGCTACATCCCGAAATCACTGCTGGCTTTTGGTAACGAAACGCCCAGCATTCAGGAGCTCAACCAGAAACTGTGGAGCCGAGAACAA GCCGCCATGTTTTTCAACGATGTAATAAAGACAGCGTCCGACTTCAGCAG ACTTTCCCCTTCTGTCCTCCAAGGCTTCACCTGCGCAGCAGCCAATGAGATGGAAACAGAGAGATTTCAGCAGCTTGCCAAAACCATGAAGCAGAAGAATGTCAAGCTAGGAGAAGACCAG CTGAGTTGTTTGGCTAAGAGGGTGACGCTCAACGGCATTCCCAAGGATTTAGACAACTATCCTAaagacatgctgctgtttttaag CCCTTCAGATTACGCAGGGACCGGAAGCTGTCAACAGTACTTCAGTAACATTGGGGAAGCAAACATTGATCTGCTGCAGAGAGATTCCCCACAGCGGAAACAGCTGCTAGTGGAAGCCTTAGCTTGTTTG AAAATTCCTGGCACCACGGTGAGCGAAGAAAACGCAGAGATTCTGGGCCACTTGGTTTGTGACCTCGGTGAAGAATACATCAGAAGTTCCAGTGGGAGTTTGCTGCCGCAGTTAAATGAATGTGAATCCTTCATGCCCAGTCAAGAAGAGGCTATCAGAAATGTCCTCAGCAGCGGAAGCACTCAGTTCGG GCCCCCTTCAGAGTGGTCAGCTTCCACCCTGAATGAGCTCAGTGGACTATTCCGTCTATTTGATCGTAATATCCTGCAAAAGATCCCTCAG AACGTTTTAACCCCTTGGCTGAAAAGCTTTATGCATGATTCACCATTGCCGAGAGAGCAGCTGGCCTCCATTGTTAAAAACCTCCTGCCTTCCAGGTGGAAACGCGCTGCCG GGTGCCCGGAGGGTAAGAATATAACAGAGGAGATGGTAAAGGATGAACTCATGCCTATTTACTATACCCCTGAGGAATTACAGGCCTGTTTGCAGGGTGTCACCCTGGCGGACCACCTGGACCAAATGGCGCAATACCCCTTCACTGATCAGCAATTGGCTGTGCTGAAGAAGAAGCTGGATGAG CTGTATCCCAATGGATACCCTGAGAAGATAATTCCCAACCTTGGGGCCATCTCTTCCTTTGTCACCACCGATGACATTAAAAAATGGAATATAACCTCAGCACATACACTTGCCTTCCTGCTAAGCAATGAGCCTCCTGATGAGCAG GCTGCTCTGTTTATCACAAAATACACTGACTTGGGAAACCCACTGAACATCACTGCTCTGAATGCAATCGGTACAAGATATATATGCCTTCTGAAGGAGCCCCAGTTGAAAATGATAGAGCCCAGCAACCTCAA AATGGCCAAGTCGCTGGACCCTTCAGCCTGCCCTCAGTCTACAAAAGACATCCTGTACCCCAAAGCTAAGCAAGCTTTCTCCGACCAACGCAGCCAGTTCCCGGCTTATTACAACCTCATCAAGCCATATCTAA CCGGTGCTCCTGGAGAGGACCTAAGAGCTCTCAGCAAAGATAACGTGAACATGGATATCGGAACTTTCATGAGCTTGAAAAAAGACTCCGTGCTG AATCTAACAGCTGACGATATCAAGGGCTTGCTGGGACTAAATCTTGAAGATCTGAAAAAACAACAATACAATTCACCTGTAAAGGACTGGATCCGACTACAGAGACAGTCTGAGCTGGATAAACTGGGCATTGGGCTCACTGGGGGAATACCAGATGGATATATCAGTATTCCACCCAAGTTTGAAA